One stretch of Streptomyces hygroscopicus DNA includes these proteins:
- a CDS encoding isochorismatase, producing the protein MSFRALPAGAFTPEDPNAAIHPDIAARTDETVITKKRVSAFAGSDLEMVLRARGITHLVLSGIATSGVVLSTLRQAADLDYRLTVLADGCADSDEEVHRVLIEKVFPRQAEVTTVEEWAGAVG; encoded by the coding sequence ATGTCATTCCGCGCCCTTCCGGCGGGCGCTTTCACACCCGAGGATCCGAACGCCGCCATCCATCCGGACATCGCGGCCCGGACCGACGAGACCGTGATCACCAAGAAGCGGGTCAGCGCCTTCGCGGGAAGTGACCTGGAGATGGTCCTGCGGGCCCGCGGGATCACGCATCTCGTCCTGAGCGGCATCGCGACCAGTGGCGTCGTCCTCTCCACCCTGCGCCAGGCCGCCGACCTCGACTACCGGCTCACCGTGCTGGCCGACGGTTGTGCCGACTCCGATGAGGAGGTCCACCGGGTGCTCATCGAGAAGGTGTTCCCCCGCCAGGCCGAGGTCACGACGGTGGAGGAGTGGGCCGGGGCGGTGGGCTGA